From the genome of Thermoflexus sp.:
GCTGACTCCACCGAGGGCTCTTCCACGAAGATCGGCGCGAACCGCCGTTCCAGCGCCGGATCCTTCTCAATATATTTGCGATACTCATCCAGGGTGGTGGCGCCGATGCAGCGGAGCTCCCCCCGGGCCAGGGCGGGCTTCAGCATCGATGCCGCGTCCAGGGCCCCGGAGGCCGCCCCGGCGCCCACCACCGTGTGGATCTCATCGATGAAAAGGATGACCTCCCCCTCCGCCCGCTGCACTTCCTCGATGACCGCCTTCAGGCGCTCTTCGAATTCGCCCCGGAACCGTGCCCCAGCCACCATGGCCGCCAGATCCAGCTGCACGATGCGCTTGCCCATCAACAGCTCCGGGACGTCATGGGCGACGATCCGCTGGGCCAGCCCCTCCACAATGGCCGTCTTCCCAACCCCCGCCTCGCCGATCAGCACCGGGTTGTTCTTGGTCCGCCGGCACAGCACCTGGATCACCCGCAGGATCTCCGCCTCCCGGTTGATCACCGGATCCAGCTTCCCCTGGCGGGCCAGCCGGGTGAGATCCCGCCCATAGCGATCCAGCATCCGGTAGCGGCCCTCCGCCCCCGGATCGGTCACCCGAGCCCCGCCCCGCAGATCCTTGATGGCCTCATAGATCCGATCCCGGGTCACGCCGGCATCCATCAGAACGCGGGCCGCGGGGGTGTTCCGCTCCGTAGCAATGGCCAGGAAGAGATGCTCGGTGGAGATGTAATCATCTCCCAGGCGGCGCGCCTCCTCGTTGGCCAGGTCCAGGATGCGCTTCACCCGGGGGGTGATGAACACCTGGCCGGTGCCGCCGAATCCGTAAATCGAGGCGCGCGGGCTGGCCCGGAGCACTTCGTCCAGCCGCCCCCGCATCCAGTCGACGCTGATCCCCATGCGCTGAAGCAGCTGCGGCACCACGCCATCCGGCTGTTCCAGGAGGGCCAGGAGGAGATGCTCCGTATCCACCTGGTTGTGGCCGTAGCGCTGGAGGATCTCATAGGCCCTCGCCGCCGCATCCTGAGCCCGTTCTGTGAAATGATCGAAGCGCATCATCGTGGAGAGCCTTCCTTTAGTGGGAATAGGACCTGCGCCGTTGGGCTCAAACCCGGGAAGGCCGGATGGCCTCCCCCTTTCCCCCCAGGATCCAGAGGGGTCTTGCCGGGAGCCTGAAGGGACACCGAAGGCGTCCCCACGATCCCGGCTTTGTTTGCGAGCACCCATGACCTACTGCTGAGCTGGACCGTCCAACCTCATTATAAAGGATCCGGGACGCGAAACCAAACCGGGGATCTCCTTTCGCACCCCATGGGCGAACTGGCATCCCCGCTGCGAAGGAGGCCTTCTCTTCTGCCCGCCCCCCGAGCGGCTTCGCTGGACCCCGGACAACGGGGAAGAGATCTTTTGGGGTGGACAGGCGCCGGATGCGGATCGCTTGCATCTCCGGGCGTTTGTCCGCATGATGAAAGGCGCCCAACGAACTCGCACGGCGCTGTGCAACCGCCCGCGGGGGTCGGGGCTGAACGTCGGGTCGAAAGTCCCTCCCGCCGACTCTATGGCGAAAGGGCCGTGGGGAAGGGAGGGGCAGGACTTCCCACATCCCTCTATGGAGGGGAAGATCCACCATGCGAGGCCTGGAGCAGCTGATCGGCATCCTGTTGATTGGGGTGGGCTTGATCTCCTTCCTTCTGACGCGACCGGGAGGGGCCAGGGTCTTTCAAGAGCGACGGGGGAAAGCGCTGTTCGCCCTTCCCCATCGCCGGGAGTGGCAGGTGATGCTGACCGGCTTCAGTTTCCTGGTCGCGAGCGTGGGCTATGGTCTTCTCCTCTATCCCTACTTTATGGGCCCATCCCCTCTCCGGCCCTCGCCGACCCCGCCGGGCGTGGCGCAAGCTCCCACCCCTTCCCCTACCCTGCAGCCCTCCCCATCGCCCATCCCTCCGCGCTCTCCGGAGCCCTCCCCTCCGGCGCCCACACGGGCCGCGTCGCCCTCCCCGATCCCGGCCTCGCCCACGCTTTCCGCGCTCCAGTGCGACCCCGGCGTGCTGCAGGCGATCAAGCAGGCGAACGCCGCGCAGGAAGCCTATATCCTGGGCCAGGGAACGCTCGACTCGCTCACCGCGGCATGGGGAGACGCCGCGCCGGAGGCCCGACGGCAGGCAGACCGCCTGCGACAGGCCGCCCAGGCGATCCGGGCCACGATCCAGGAGATCCGGTGGGAGATCCGCTCGTGCGCTCCCGCCTCGCCACCCGGCCCCGATCTCATCGAGGTGCGGACGGAGGAGACCTGGGTCTATCGAGCGGGCCTGGTCTGCCCTCCGGGCCAGCGCGTGATCGTCGACCGCGTGGTCACCTATCCGGGGGAGATCTACCGGCTGGCCGCCCAGGGAGGCCGCTGGCGGATCACCCGATGGTCCCCCGGGGAGGGAACGCTTCAGCAGGATTGGCGCTGTCCCTGAATCCGCGCGCCCTCCACGCTGGCCCCATGCGGGGAGCGCGCCGGGGGGATCGACTCCAGACCTTCCCGGATCCGCTCCAGCATTCCTTCCCTCACCGCCCGGACCGCCATGCGGATGGCATTCTTCACGGCCTTCGCATCGGAGCGCCCGTGCCCGATCACCACCACGCCGTTGACCCCCAGCAGCGGCGCGCCTCCGTATTCCCGATAATCCAGCTGCTGGAAGACCCGCCGGAGGCTGGGCAGCAGGCACAGCAGCCCGGGAGCGGCGAGGATCAGGCCCGGCAACGCCAGCGCCAGGCCGAGCCGATCCAGCGCCCCATCGGTCAGCTGCGCCTTCAGGAAACGGGCCAGGAAGGATACCGTGCCCTCGAGATGCTTGATCACCACGTTCCCGGTGAAGCCGTCCGTGACCACCACCTCCGCCAGACCACGGGATAGATCCTTCCCCTCCACGTTCCCGATAAAATTCAATCCGCTTTCCTGAAGGAGACGGTAAGCCTCCTGAACCCGGATGGATCCCTTGCCCGGCTCCTCGCCGTTGGAGAGGATCCCCACCCGCGGGTTCGGCCAGCCCAGCACCCGCTCCGCATATACGACGCCCATGATGGCGAACTGGAGCAAATGCCATGGCTGGGGATCCGTGTTCGCGCCGATATCGAGGAGAAGGCACGGCCGGTGAGCGGTGGGGTAAACCGTGGCCAGGGCCGGGCGATCGATGCCCGGGATCCGCCCCAGATGGAACAGGGCCGCCGCCATCACCGCCCCGGTGTTCCCCATGGAAACGAACGCCTCAGCTTCCCCGGAGCGCACCAGGCGCATCCCCACCCCCATGGAGGAATCCCGTTTGGTTTTCACCGCGATGGTGCGCTCATGCATCTCCACCACCTGGGAGGCATGGACGATGGAAAACGAGAGGCCTTTCGGGGAATGGCGGGCCAGCTCCGCGCGGATCCGTTCCTCCTGGCCGACCAGGATCACGTGAAGCTCCGGGATCTCCCGCAGCGCCCATAGCGCCCCCTCCACCGGGACCCGTGGGGCGTGATCACCCCCCATCGCATCCAGGACCACTCGAACCGTCATGGGGGCATCGCTCCGTCTCCTGCTCCTGTTCACGAGAGGATGAAGCGGGCGGCTTCTCCGCCCGCTCCCCGCTCTCCTTCGATGGGCTATCGGATATCCTCCAGCAGCCGCTCCACAGCGGTGTGCAGATCGATCTCCCGACGGAGCAGCTGATCCACCAGGCCGTCCAGACGGGCGCGACCGACCTGACGCACCACCCGCGCCCACAGACGCTCCCGGGCGAGGGCGGCCAGCTCCTCCGCGATCCGCCGCCGCCTCCGGGCTTCCCCTTCCCCGCTTTCCTCCAGATAAGCCCGGTGGCGCTCAATGGCCTCCACCA
Proteins encoded in this window:
- the plsX gene encoding phosphate acyltransferase PlsX; this encodes MTVRVVLDAMGGDHAPRVPVEGALWALREIPELHVILVGQEERIRAELARHSPKGLSFSIVHASQVVEMHERTIAVKTKRDSSMGVGMRLVRSGEAEAFVSMGNTGAVMAAALFHLGRIPGIDRPALATVYPTAHRPCLLLDIGANTDPQPWHLLQFAIMGVVYAERVLGWPNPRVGILSNGEEPGKGSIRVQEAYRLLQESGLNFIGNVEGKDLSRGLAEVVVTDGFTGNVVIKHLEGTVSFLARFLKAQLTDGALDRLGLALALPGLILAAPGLLCLLPSLRRVFQQLDYREYGGAPLLGVNGVVVIGHGRSDAKAVKNAIRMAVRAVREGMLERIREGLESIPPARSPHGASVEGARIQGQRQSC